The following are encoded together in the Iodobacter fluviatilis genome:
- a CDS encoding IS3 family transposase (programmed frameshift) — MKAARYSDSQIMAILKQAEAGSTVPDLCREHGMSSASFYKWRAKFGGMDVSMMTRMKELEDENKRLKKMYIEAQMQADIIKEAMFKKVVKPSQRREMAQWAVETKAVSIRAACASFAIGTTCYRYVRKLDAENAQIADSLVQLTETHRNWGFGLCFLHLRNVKKKYWNHKRVYRIYCDLELNLRIKPKKRLDRETPAPLAVPEAKNETWSMDFMHDQLADGRSIRLFNVIDDFNREGLGIEVDFSLPAERVIRSLNQIIEWRGKPKRIRSDNGPEYISHLLKNWAEQQSIELAYIQPGNPQQNAYIERYNRTVRYEWLACDDFESLAEVQETATQWLWTYNNERPHMGLGGITPKQKLALHA, encoded by the exons ATGAAAGCAGCACGTTATTCTGACAGCCAGATTATGGCGATTTTAAAGCAAGCGGAAGCCGGTTCAACCGTCCCCGATCTGTGCCGCGAGCACGGCATGAGTTCTGCCTCTTTCTACAAATGGCGCGCTAAGTTTGGCGGCATGGACGTCTCGATGATGACGCGGATGAAAGAGCTGGAGGACGAAAATAAGCGCCTTAAAAAGATGTATATCGAAGCCCAGATGCAAGCGGATATCATCAAGGAGGCCATGT TCAAAAAAGTGGTGAAGCCATCTCAGCGTCGTGAGATGGCTCAATGGGCCGTTGAAACCAAGGCCGTTTCTATTCGTGCAGCTTGCGCCAGCTTTGCGATTGGCACGACTTGCTATCGCTATGTTCGTAAGCTGGATGCAGAAAATGCCCAAATCGCTGACTCATTGGTTCAACTCACGGAAACGCATCGCAACTGGGGCTTTGGCCTTTGTTTTTTGCATCTGCGAAACGTAAAGAAAAAGTACTGGAATCATAAACGGGTCTACAGGATTTACTGCGATTTAGAATTAAATCTGCGGATTAAGCCTAAAAAACGCTTAGATCGTGAAACCCCAGCGCCATTAGCTGTGCCAGAGGCAAAAAATGAAACGTGGTCGATGGATTTTATGCACGACCAATTGGCCGATGGCCGCAGTATTCGCTTATTTAATGTGATTGATGATTTTAATCGGGAAGGATTGGGCATTGAAGTCGATTTCTCTTTGCCAGCAGAGCGCGTCATACGCAGCCTGAATCAAATTATTGAATGGCGCGGCAAGCCAAAACGAATCAGGTCCGATAATGGCCCTGAATATATTAGTCACCTATTAAAAAATTGGGCAGAGCAACAATCGATTGAATTGGCCTATATTCAGCCCGGTAACCCGCAGCAAAATGCATATATTGAGCGTTATAATCGGACTGTGCGTTATGAATGGCTGGCCTGCGATGACTTTGAAAGTCTTGCTGAAGTACAAGAAACCGCAACGCAATGGCTTTGGACTTACAATAACGAGCGTCCGCACATGGGATTGGGCGGCATCACCCCGAAACAAAAACTGGCATTACATGCCTAG
- a CDS encoding dihydroorotase, with protein MKNVAILGGRLIDPLHNTDQAADLYLADGKIVGVGAAPDGFICDETINAKGLLVSPGLVDLAARLREPGFEYKATLASEMAAAVAGGVTSIVCPPDTDPPLDEPSLVTMLRQRAKNLDLARLYPVGALSRQLKGKELTEMAELRDAGCVAFSQGDQAVGDLQILYRAMQYAATFNVALRLLPQDADLNTGVAHDGDYATRLGLVGIPVLAETVAISNILLLMKETGARVHLCRLSSMAGLDLVRTAKKQGLPITCDVSINHIHLADVDIGFFDSNYRFDPPLRSVRDRDAIVTALADGTIDAICSDHSPIDDDGKLLPFAEAEPGATGLELLLPLTLAWAERQHIPLSQALAKISAIPAKMLGFDAGLAVGNRADLVIFDPEAHWQVTPAALKSQGKNTPFVGMEMKGRVMHTLVKGKRVYQFSE; from the coding sequence ATGAAAAACGTAGCAATTCTTGGTGGCCGTCTGATTGACCCGCTGCACAACACTGACCAAGCTGCCGACTTATATCTTGCGGACGGGAAAATTGTTGGCGTGGGTGCTGCTCCTGATGGTTTCATCTGCGATGAAACCATCAATGCCAAGGGTTTGTTGGTTAGCCCAGGTTTAGTCGATTTAGCTGCGCGTTTGCGTGAGCCGGGCTTTGAATATAAAGCCACCTTGGCGTCTGAAATGGCCGCTGCGGTGGCCGGTGGCGTTACAAGTATTGTGTGTCCGCCAGATACCGATCCGCCACTCGACGAGCCTAGCCTCGTTACTATGCTGCGTCAGCGGGCAAAAAACCTTGATCTCGCTCGCCTCTACCCGGTTGGCGCTTTAAGCCGTCAGCTAAAAGGTAAAGAGCTCACCGAAATGGCCGAGTTGCGTGATGCTGGCTGTGTGGCGTTTTCGCAGGGCGATCAGGCGGTTGGCGATTTACAGATTTTGTATCGGGCTATGCAATATGCCGCCACTTTTAATGTGGCTTTGCGTTTGCTGCCGCAGGATGCAGATTTAAATACGGGTGTGGCGCATGACGGCGATTACGCGACTCGTCTAGGGCTGGTGGGCATTCCGGTGTTGGCAGAAACCGTGGCGATTTCTAATATTTTGCTGCTGATGAAAGAAACTGGCGCGCGTGTGCATCTATGCCGTCTTTCCTCGATGGCGGGTTTAGATTTGGTGCGTACTGCTAAAAAGCAAGGCTTGCCGATTACTTGTGATGTGAGCATCAACCATATACATTTGGCCGATGTGGATATTGGTTTTTTTGATAGCAACTATCGTTTTGACCCGCCGCTGCGCTCCGTGCGTGACCGTGATGCGATTGTGACGGCTTTGGCAGATGGAACGATCGATGCTATTTGCTCCGATCATAGTCCAATCGATGATGATGGTAAGTTGCTGCCGTTTGCAGAGGCAGAGCCTGGCGCAACGGGGCTAGAGCTGCTGCTGCCACTGACCCTTGCTTGGGCTGAGCGCCAACATATTCCGTTGTCACAAGCTTTGGCTAAAATCAGCGCCATACCGGCAAAAATGCTGGGCTTTGATGCGGGTTTAGCTGTGGGTAATCGTGCAGACTTGGTGATTTTCGATCCAGAAGCTCATTGGCAAGTGACGCCCGCAGCCTTAAAAAGCCAAGGTAAAAACACGCCGTTTGTAGGGATGGAGATGAAAGGGCGCGTGATGCATACCTTGGTGAAAGGGAAGCGGGTGTACCAATTTAGCGAGTAA
- a CDS encoding AAA family ATPase gives MLHKLAIANYRSLRDLVVPLAQLNVISGANGCGKSSLYRALRLIAESAAGRLIGSLALEGGFASTLWAGPENISSAMRRGDVPIQATVRKAAVSLKLGFAGDDFSYAIDLGLPTPSLSLFAADPEIKREQIWAGSAQREVTLLMDRRNAVAKTRLGRSWQIISQHVPTYDSIFSQCADPVNAPEVLQLREAMRRWRFYDHLRTDASAPARQAQIGTYTPILANDGGDLAAALQTIIEIGDAAALMAAVDDAFPGARIEIAVNDGRFSVLMWQRGLLRPLAARELSDGTLRYLLLIAALLSPRPPELLVLNEPETSLHPDLLPALARLISAAAAHSQVIVVSHASRLVAALEREADCNSIILQKDCGETSVLGLHDLDKPVWSWSNR, from the coding sequence ATGCTGCATAAACTTGCTATTGCCAATTACCGTTCCTTACGCGATTTAGTTGTTCCTTTGGCTCAGCTCAATGTCATTAGTGGTGCTAATGGTTGCGGGAAATCGAGTTTATATCGTGCTTTACGCTTAATTGCGGAATCTGCGGCGGGGCGTTTGATTGGGTCTTTGGCGCTGGAAGGGGGCTTTGCTTCTACTTTATGGGCGGGGCCAGAGAATATTTCTAGTGCAATGCGCCGTGGTGATGTACCGATTCAGGCAACGGTAAGAAAGGCGGCTGTTTCACTCAAGCTGGGCTTTGCTGGCGATGATTTTTCCTATGCAATTGATTTAGGTTTGCCCACACCCAGCTTATCGTTATTTGCGGCAGACCCCGAAATAAAGCGTGAGCAAATCTGGGCGGGAAGTGCTCAGCGGGAAGTTACCTTGCTGATGGATAGGCGTAATGCTGTTGCAAAAACGCGGCTGGGGCGCAGTTGGCAGATCATCAGCCAGCATGTGCCTACTTACGATAGTATTTTTAGCCAGTGTGCCGATCCGGTGAATGCGCCCGAGGTTTTGCAGCTGCGCGAGGCGATGCGTCGCTGGCGTTTTTATGATCATTTACGCACCGATGCCAGTGCGCCCGCTAGGCAGGCGCAAATTGGCACTTACACGCCTATTTTGGCGAATGATGGCGGTGATTTGGCAGCTGCGCTGCAAACCATTATTGAGATTGGCGATGCCGCTGCACTGATGGCGGCGGTTGACGATGCTTTCCCCGGCGCACGGATCGAGATTGCCGTTAATGATGGCCGTTTTAGCGTTTTGATGTGGCAGCGTGGCTTATTGCGCCCTTTGGCGGCAAGGGAGTTATCGGACGGTACGCTGCGCTATTTATTGCTGATTGCCGCTTTGCTTAGCCCGCGCCCACCGGAGCTTTTGGTCTTGAACGAGCCTGAAACCAGTTTGCATCCTGATTTATTGCCTGCTTTAGCACGCTTAATTTCTGCCGCAGCGGCGCACAGCCAAGTGATTGTTGTTAGCCATGCCAGCCGTCTTGTGGCGGCGCTTGAGCGTGAGGCGGATTGTAATTCGATTATTTTGCAAAAAGACTGCGGCGAAACGTCGGTTTTAGGGCTGCATGATTTAGATAAGCCGGTATGGTCGTGGTCAAACAGATAG
- a CDS encoding aspartate carbamoyltransferase catalytic subunit: MAMYNPQLNAQGELIHLLTTEGLPKRILTQILDQAAEYVENGELLNHKWQNLAGTSVFNLFFENSTRTRTTFELAAKRLSGDVSSLNIQASSTAKGETLLDTIHNLEAMGANLFVVRHSESGAAHLIARHVKKGIGVVNAGDGRHAHPTQAMLDMFTIRHFKGDFTKLRVAIVGDVLHSRVARSQIHALSTLGCPEIRVIAPKTLLPTGIEQLGVHVYHDMAEGLKDVDVIAMLRLQNERMAGAFLPSTQEFFKYYGLTPEKLALAKPDAIVMHPGPMNRGVEIDSAVADGPQAVILPQVTFGIAVRMAVLAIVARNQKASQA; the protein is encoded by the coding sequence ATGGCAATGTATAACCCGCAGTTAAATGCTCAAGGTGAGCTGATCCATCTACTGACTACTGAAGGCTTGCCAAAGCGCATCCTGACCCAAATCCTCGATCAGGCGGCCGAATACGTTGAGAACGGCGAATTACTGAACCACAAATGGCAAAATCTGGCTGGTACTTCCGTTTTTAATTTATTTTTTGAAAACTCGACCCGCACCCGTACGACCTTTGAGCTGGCTGCAAAGCGCTTAAGCGGCGATGTATCCAGCCTCAATATTCAAGCCTCCAGCACCGCCAAGGGCGAAACCCTGCTTGATACCATCCACAATCTGGAAGCAATGGGCGCTAATCTATTTGTGGTGCGCCATTCAGAATCAGGCGCGGCGCATTTGATTGCCAGGCATGTAAAGAAAGGCATTGGGGTGGTGAATGCAGGGGACGGCCGCCATGCTCACCCTACGCAAGCCATGCTGGATATGTTTACCATCCGCCACTTTAAGGGCGACTTTACCAAGCTGCGCGTGGCGATTGTCGGCGATGTTCTGCATTCGCGCGTGGCGCGCTCGCAAATCCATGCGCTGAGCACATTAGGCTGCCCAGAAATCCGTGTGATTGCGCCTAAAACCTTGCTGCCGACCGGCATCGAGCAGCTGGGCGTGCATGTGTATCACGATATGGCCGAAGGCCTGAAAGATGTGGATGTGATCGCCATGCTGCGTTTGCAAAATGAGCGTATGGCGGGGGCTTTTTTGCCATCGACTCAAGAGTTCTTTAAGTATTACGGCCTTACCCCAGAAAAACTGGCGCTGGCTAAGCCCGATGCCATCGTGATGCACCCCGGCCCGATGAATCGTGGCGTAGAGATCGATTCTGCTGTGGCCGATGGCCCGCAAGCGGTGATCTTGCCGCAAGTAACCTTTGGTATCGCTGTACGTATGGCCGTGCTAGCGATTGTTGCCCGTAATCAGAAAGCGAGCCAAGCATGA
- a CDS encoding DUF2489 domain-containing protein, translated as MSAVITNESYTLSVHKRVGTVAFGMLSGEVEFIEGAIELASLRHEAAVEENDPDFMAFVVIASETDSLPIGTSRELWSKEALAKHQPEIDAAIVWAKKAGLAACQSLAGRFHA; from the coding sequence ATGTCCGCTGTAATCACGAATGAAAGCTACACTTTGTCAGTTCACAAGCGCGTAGGCACTGTGGCGTTTGGCATGCTCAGTGGTGAGGTTGAATTTATTGAAGGTGCGATTGAGTTGGCATCTTTGCGCCATGAAGCCGCAGTCGAAGAAAACGACCCTGACTTTATGGCTTTTGTTGTAATTGCATCCGAAACGGATAGTCTTCCCATTGGTACATCAAGAGAACTATGGTCTAAAGAAGCATTAGCTAAGCATCAACCCGAAATTGATGCAGCTATTGTGTGGGCTAAAAAAGCGGGGTTAGCAGCCTGTCAATCTCTCGCGGGGCGTTTCCATGCCTAA
- the ruvX gene encoding Holliday junction resolvase RuvX, whose amino-acid sequence MSTLLAFDFGEVRIGVAVGSSELGIAHPVETITAEGNDRRFARVEQLIHEWQPACLIVGLPSHLDGTPHEMTRLSKKFANRLHGRFSLPVFLVDERLSSAAASSALNETGVRGRRQKPALDQVAAMQILQTYLDSPATGEALSHRSPEAPAIQSNKDAGEDGNV is encoded by the coding sequence ATGAGTACTCTTCTGGCTTTTGATTTTGGTGAAGTACGGATTGGTGTGGCCGTTGGCTCGTCTGAGCTGGGTATTGCCCATCCGGTAGAAACCATCACGGCGGAAGGAAATGATCGCCGTTTTGCGCGGGTCGAGCAATTGATTCACGAATGGCAGCCAGCTTGTTTGATCGTTGGCTTGCCTAGTCATTTAGATGGCACACCGCACGAAATGACGCGGCTCTCTAAAAAATTTGCGAATCGGCTACACGGGCGTTTTAGCTTGCCGGTGTTTTTAGTGGATGAGCGGCTGTCTAGCGCTGCCGCTAGCAGTGCGCTTAATGAAACCGGTGTGCGCGGCCGCCGCCAAAAGCCCGCCTTGGATCAAGTGGCGGCAATGCAGATTTTACAAACTTATCTGGATTCCCCAGCAACGGGGGAGGCATTAAGCCACCGTTCTCCTGAGGCTCCAGCGATTCAATCCAACAAGGATGCAGGTGAGGATGGCAATGTATAA
- a CDS encoding cryptochrome/photolyase family protein, producing the protein MPTTSLIWFRRDLRLFDHAALHHALKASQKVIAVFIFDRSILDGLKRDDRRIAFIWHSLQQLKASLMAEGSDLVIRHGKAELEIPRLAAEFNATAVYTNHDYEPAAIVRDANVAEQLATVGCQLHSYKDQVIFEKDEVLTKTGGMYSVFTPYKRSWLAKLNDFYLTSYPIKPYLKRLAPLPLQAMPSLAVLGFDDIDVSTLQPGMAGGEALFNDFCLRINDYQEARDFPAVKGVSYLSVHLRFGTVSIRELAKRAWQMGGRGAETWLSELIWREFYQQILWHRPEVVQHAFKPEYDALPFPNNPEYFAAWCEGRTGFPIVDAAMRQLNQTGFMHNRLRMIAASFLVKDLLIDWRWGEQYFAEKLNDFDLAANNGGWQWAASTGCDAQPYFRIFNPVSQSERFDPQGKFIRRYCPELAELSPKEIHAPWLIKAIFGIKPSYDYPAPIVDHAAQRIAALALFKRN; encoded by the coding sequence ATGCCCACAACATCATTGATTTGGTTTCGCCGCGATTTACGTCTATTTGACCACGCAGCCTTACATCACGCGCTAAAAGCCTCGCAAAAAGTGATTGCGGTATTTATCTTTGATCGTTCTATTTTAGATGGCTTAAAACGAGATGATCGGCGAATTGCTTTTATTTGGCACAGCTTGCAGCAGCTCAAAGCCAGCTTAATGGCTGAAGGATCTGATTTAGTCATTCGCCACGGCAAGGCCGAGCTAGAAATCCCACGTTTAGCCGCAGAATTTAACGCCACCGCCGTTTACACCAATCACGATTACGAACCCGCCGCTATTGTGCGTGATGCCAATGTGGCAGAGCAACTGGCCACAGTGGGCTGCCAATTACATAGCTACAAAGACCAAGTGATCTTTGAAAAAGATGAAGTGCTGACTAAAACCGGCGGTATGTATAGTGTATTTACGCCGTACAAACGCAGTTGGCTCGCCAAACTCAATGATTTTTACTTAACATCTTACCCAATTAAGCCCTATCTAAAACGGCTTGCCCCGCTCCCCTTGCAAGCTATGCCAAGCCTAGCGGTGCTGGGTTTTGATGATATCGATGTCAGCACTCTACAGCCGGGTATGGCTGGCGGCGAGGCGCTGTTTAATGACTTTTGCCTGCGTATCAACGACTACCAAGAAGCCCGTGATTTTCCAGCGGTAAAAGGCGTCTCTTATTTATCCGTCCATTTACGCTTTGGCACGGTGTCAATTCGTGAGCTCGCAAAAAGGGCTTGGCAAATGGGTGGGCGCGGCGCTGAAACATGGCTATCAGAGCTCATCTGGCGCGAGTTTTATCAGCAAATTCTTTGGCATCGGCCCGAAGTGGTTCAGCACGCATTTAAGCCTGAATACGACGCGCTGCCTTTCCCAAATAATCCTGAATACTTTGCCGCATGGTGCGAGGGACGTACAGGCTTTCCCATTGTGGATGCCGCCATGCGCCAGCTGAATCAAACTGGCTTTATGCATAACCGCCTACGGATGATTGCCGCCAGTTTTTTAGTCAAAGACCTACTCATTGACTGGCGCTGGGGCGAGCAATATTTTGCCGAAAAACTCAATGATTTTGATTTAGCCGCGAATAATGGTGGCTGGCAATGGGCCGCATCAACGGGCTGCGATGCCCAGCCTTATTTTAGGATTTTTAACCCAGTCAGCCAATCCGAGCGCTTTGACCCACAGGGTAAATTTATCCGCCGCTATTGCCCTGAGCTGGCAGAGCTAAGCCCAAAAGAAATTCATGCTCCTTGGCTCATCAAAGCTATTTTTGGCATAAAGCCCAGCTATGATTATCCTGCGCCCATCGTGGATCACGCAGCACAACGCATAGCCGCCTTGGCTTTATTTAAACGAAACTAA
- a CDS encoding YqgE/AlgH family protein: MNFSRHFLIAMPSLVDPIFSRALTFVCEHNEHGAMGVIVNRPLGMTLASLFEQIDIELHRPAMAELSVHFGGPVQTDRGFVLHTPLGSWQSSLAVSDEMGLSTSRDVLQALGDGEGPDQVFLSLGYAGWDAGQLENEIAQNSWLTVEADPKIIFDLPPEARYAAALGLLGIDIAMLSKDAGHA, from the coding sequence ATGAACTTTTCTCGTCATTTTTTGATTGCGATGCCTAGCCTCGTCGATCCGATTTTTTCCCGCGCTTTAACCTTTGTGTGTGAGCACAATGAACACGGCGCGATGGGGGTGATCGTGAATCGGCCGCTAGGTATGACGCTGGCCTCCCTTTTTGAGCAGATCGATATTGAGCTGCATCGCCCCGCTATGGCCGAGCTATCGGTGCATTTTGGTGGGCCGGTACAAACCGATAGAGGCTTTGTGCTGCACACCCCCTTAGGTAGCTGGCAATCTAGCTTGGCCGTTTCGGATGAAATGGGCCTTTCTACCTCCAGAGATGTCTTGCAGGCATTAGGAGATGGTGAGGGGCCAGATCAGGTGTTTTTAAGCTTGGGTTATGCTGGCTGGGATGCGGGCCAACTTGAGAACGAAATCGCTCAGAATTCATGGCTTACCGTAGAAGCCGATCCTAAAATTATTTTTGATCTACCTCCCGAAGCCCGTTATGCCGCTGCTTTGGGATTGCTGGGGATTGATATCGCGATGCTGTCTAAAGACGCTGGCCACGCGTAA
- a CDS encoding CPBP family intramembrane glutamic endopeptidase: MLKLLSSPAYVFLILAIVCAWLPVVHWGRLSIRPWLVCFALALCTALATGVLGFVGLLLVLVLALVLSGASCDRLPKVLRLALGVVAALLALALAMHKVPEFSNLLIFKGVQLSADAPPFTLYANFDKGIVGLLLLVLFCRKVTSFAELKVDFRRSCLFVFTTILLLCIAGVLSQFFRFDLKLPAATAVFVVVNLLLTCVAEEAFFRGFVQESLHRLSSKPLGSVLAVGASALLFGLAHFAGGVMYMALASLAGLGYALVYQQSRRIEMAILVHFGFNLVHFLCFTYPMYVGA; this comes from the coding sequence ATGCTGAAACTTCTGAGTTCTCCTGCCTATGTGTTTTTAATCTTGGCCATTGTGTGTGCGTGGTTGCCTGTGGTGCATTGGGGCAGGCTTTCTATTCGGCCTTGGCTGGTTTGTTTTGCGCTGGCGCTTTGTACCGCGCTGGCAACGGGGGTCTTGGGGTTTGTGGGTTTATTACTCGTTTTGGTACTGGCTTTGGTGCTATCGGGGGCGAGTTGCGATCGGCTACCTAAGGTTTTGCGGCTGGCTTTGGGCGTGGTCGCCGCTTTGCTGGCGCTGGCTTTGGCGATGCATAAGGTGCCGGAGTTTAGTAATTTACTGATCTTTAAAGGTGTGCAATTGAGTGCAGATGCGCCGCCATTTACGCTCTATGCCAATTTTGATAAGGGAATCGTAGGCTTATTGCTGCTGGTTTTGTTTTGCCGCAAGGTGACAAGCTTCGCCGAGCTAAAAGTGGATTTTAGACGTTCGTGTTTGTTTGTTTTTACAACGATTCTGCTGTTGTGCATTGCTGGGGTGCTTAGCCAGTTTTTCCGCTTTGATTTAAAACTGCCAGCCGCTACGGCGGTGTTTGTTGTGGTTAATTTATTGCTGACTTGCGTTGCCGAGGAGGCGTTCTTTCGAGGCTTTGTGCAAGAATCTTTGCACCGCCTAAGCAGCAAGCCTTTGGGCTCGGTACTGGCGGTGGGGGCCTCGGCGCTGTTATTTGGGCTGGCTCATTTTGCGGGTGGTGTGATGTATATGGCTTTAGCTAGTTTGGCAGGCTTGGGCTATGCCTTGGTGTATCAGCAGAGCCGGCGGATTGAAATGGCGATTCTTGTGCATTTTGGATTTAACCTCGTCCATTTTCTTTGCTTTACCTACCCCATGTATGTAGGCGCATAG